NNNNNNNNNNNNNNNNNNNNNNNNNNNNNNNNNNNNNNNNNNNNNNNNNNNNNNNNNNNNNNNNNNNNNNNNNNNNNNNNNNNNNNNNNNNNNNNNNNNNNNNNNNNNNNNNNNNNNNNNNNNNNNNNNNNNNNNNNNNNNNNNNNNNNNNNNNNNNNNNNNNNNNNNNNNNNNNNNNNNNNNNNNNNNNNNNNNNNNNNNNNNNNNNNNNNNNNNNNNNNNNNNNNNNNNNNNNNNNNNNNNNNNNNNNNNNNNNNNNNNNNNNNNNNNNNNNNNNNNNNNNNNNNNNNNNNNNNNNNNNNNNNNNNNNNNNNNNNNNNNNNNNNNNNNNNNNNNNNNNNNNNNNNNNNNNNNNNNNNNNNNNNNNNNNNNNNNNNNNNNNNNNNNNNNNNNNNNNNNNNNNNNNNNNNNNNNNNNNNNNNNNNNNNNNNNNNNNNNNNNNNNNNNNNNNNNNNNNNNNNNNNNNNNNNNNNNNNNNNNNNNNNNNNNNNNNNNNNNNNNNNNNNNNNNNNNNNNNNNNNNNNNNNNNNNNNNNNNNNNNNNNNNNNNNNNNNNNNNNNNNNNNNNNNNNNNNNNNNNNNNNNNNNNNNNNNNNNNNNNNNNNNNNNNNNNNNNNNNNNNNNNNNNNNNNNNNNNNNNNNNNNNNNNNNNNNNNNNNNNNNNNNNNNNNNNNNNNNNNNNNNNNNNNNNNNNNNNNNNNNNNNNNNNNNNNNNNNNNNNNNNNNNNNNNNNNNNNNNNNNNNNNNNNNNNNNNNNNNNNNNNNNNNNNNNNNNNNNNNNNNNNNNNNNNNNNNNNNNNNNNNNNNNNNNNNNNNNNNNNNNNNNNNNNNNNNNNNNNNNNNNNNNNNNNNNNNNNNNNNNNNNNNNNNNNNNNNNNNNNNNNNNNNNNNNNNNNNNNNNNNNNNNNNNNNNNNNNNNNNNNNNNNNNNNNNNNNNNNNNNNNNNNNNNNNNNNNNNNNNNNNNNNNNNNNNNNNNNNNNNNNNNNNNNNNNNNNNNNNNNNNNNNNNNNNNNNNNNNNNNNNNNNNNNNNNNNNNNNNNNNNNNNNNNNNNNNNNNNNNNNNNNNNNNNNNNNNNNNNNNNNNNNNNNNNNNNNNNNNNNNNNNNNNNNNNNNNNNNNNNNNNNNNNNNNNNNNNNNNNNNNNNNNNNNNNNNNNNNNNNNNNNNNNNNNNNNNNNNNNNNNNNNNNNNNNNNNNNNNNNNNNNNNNNNNNNNNNNNNNNNNNNNNNNNNNNNNNNNNNNNNNNNNNNNNNNNNNNNNNNNNNNNNNNNNNNNNNNNNNNNNNNNNNNNNNNNNNNNNNNNNNNNNNNNNNNNNNNNNNNNNNNNNNNNNNNNNNNNNNNNNNNNNNNNNNNNNNNNNNNNNNNNNNNNNNNNNNNNNNNNNNNNNNNNNNNNNNNNNNNNNNNNNNNNNNNNNNNNNNNNNNNNNNNNNNNNNNNNNNNNNNNNNNNNNNNNNNNNNNNNNNNNNNNNNNNNNNNNNNNNNNNNNNNNNNNNNNNNNNNNNNNNNNNNNNNNNNNNNNNNNNNNNNNNNNNNNNNNNNNNNNNNNNNNNNNNNNNNNNNNNNNNNNNNNNNNNNNNNNNNNNNNNNNNNNNNNNNNNNNNNNNNNNNNNNNNNNNNNNNNNNNNNNNNNNNNNNNNNNNNNNNNNNNNNNNNNNNNNNNNNNNNNNNNNNNNNNNNNNNNNNNNNNNNNNNNNNNNNNNNNNNNNNNNNNNNNNNNNNNNNNNNNNNNNNNNNNNNNNNNNNNNNNNNNNNNNNNNNNNNNNNNNNNNNNNNNNNNNNNNNNNNNNNNNNNNNNNNNNNNNNNNNNNNNNNNNNNNNNNNNNNNNNNNNNNNNNNNNNNNNNNNNNNNNNNNNNNNNNNNNNNNNNNNNNNNNNNNNNNNNNNNNNNNNNNNNNNNNNNNNNNNNNNNNNNNNNNNNNNNNNNNNNNNNNNNNNNNNNNNNNNNNNNNNNNNNNNNNNNNNNNNNNNNNNNNNNNNNNNNNNNNNNNNNNNNNNNNNNNNNNNNNNNNNNNNNNNNNNNNNNNNNNNNNNNNNNNNNNNNNNNNNNNNNNNNNNNNNNNNNNNNNNNNNNNNNNNNNNNNNNNNNNNNNNNNNNNNNNNNNNNNNNNNNNNNNNNNNNNNNNNNNNNNNNNNNNNNNNNNNNNNNNNNNNNNNNNNNNNNNNNNNNNNNNNNNNNNNNNNNNNNNNNNNNNNNNNNNNNNNNNNNNNNNNNNNNNNNNNNNNNNNNNNNNNNNNNNNNNNNNNNNNNNNNNNNNNNNNNNNNNNNNNNNNNNNNNNNNNNNNNNNNNNNNNNNNNNNNNNNNNNNNNNNNNNNNNNNNNNNNNNNNNNNNNNNNNNNNNNNNNNNNNNNNNNNNNNNNNNNNNNNNNNNNNNNNNNNNNNNNNNNNNNNNNNNNNNNNNNNNNNNNNNNNNNNNNNNNNNNNNNNNNNNNNNNNNNNNNNNNNNNNNNNNNNNNNNNNNNNNNNNNNNNNNNNNNNNNNNNNNNNNNNNNNNNNNNNNNNNNNNNNNNNNNNNNNNNNNNNNNNNNNNNNNNNNNNNNNNNNNNNNNNNNNNNNNNNNNNNNNNNNNNNNNNNNNNNNNNNNNNNNNNNNNNNNNNNNNNNNNNNNNNNNNNNNNNNNNNNNNNNNNNNNNNNNNNNNNNNNNNNNNNNNNNNNNNNNNNNNNNNNNNNNNNNNNNNNNNNNNNNNNNNNNNNNNNNNNNNNNNNNNNNNNNNNNNNNNNNNNNNNNNNNNNNNNNNNNNNNNNNNNNNNNNNNNNNNNNNNNNNNNNNNNNNNNNNNNNNNNNNNNNNNNNNNNNNNNNNNNNNNNNNNNNNNNNNNNNNNNNNNNNNNNNNNNNNNNNNNNNNNNNNNNNNNNNNNNNNNNNNNNNNNNNNNNNNNNNNNNNNNNNNNNNNNNNNNNNNNNNNNNNNNNNNNNNNNNNNNNNNNNNNNNNNNNNNNNAAATGCACAGGCTCCTAATGAGCAAAATGCTGATCAAGTTGTACCTGATAACGCTGTCCAAGATGGGGGCGCTAATGATCAAGTTGGAGGTGCAAACGAACTGGATCCTAATGAGCAAAATGCTGATCAAGTTGTAGGCGCTGATGCTGATCAAGATGGAGGTGCTAGTGATCAAGATGGGGGTGTTAATGAACAGGTTCCTAATGAACAAGATGGAGGCGCTAACGATCAAGATGGGGGCCTTAATGAACAGGTTCTCAATGAACAAGATGGAGGTCCTAATGATCAAGTTGGAGGCATATGAACAGGATCCTAATGAACAAGATGGAGGCGCTAATGAGCAAAATGCTGACCAAGATGCAGATGCTAATGAACGGAATCATGATCAAGATGGAAGCGTGCCAGCGAAACGAAGGAAGATGTAGATCAACTGGCTGGTGGAATtgataatattgataaaaatGTAGACAATGATAGCCTACTTATGCTGTTCAAAATGCAGAAAGATGCACAGTTTCTGAATAGAGTTCATACTTCACAAAATGCTAATTCATAATTGTGTGatattcatttttctcttttgattCTAGGATTACAGTACATGTTATTACTTCAAGTTGGAACAAAGCAATTGACACTGAACTTGTCACATATTTGAGCTCGGGTACTACCTTTCTCTGTTTGCTGCTTAGTTTATCTTTTAATTTCCTAAAGCAAGTCAACTATCTAAGCATTTGACTATACTTCCTTGGATGTTGCTTGACAGTAAATGCTAGTGaacttttttctttccttaaaaaTGTGGGAAAAATGATGTTCCAGTGTGTGGTAAAGTTGAATCTCTAacacatatatttgaaaattgtatATCTGATGGCTTTTGTTATCACCCTCGAGTTAATTTATGAGCAGACAGCACAATCCACTATATTGTTATCTTGTAATATGGCGATGCACAAATAATTTCGGAGATTCTGAAAGGCTTCTCTCTATGCTGCCTCGTGGCTAACGTTAGTACTGGAGGGTGGCCTTAGAAAAAGGCTATCCGTGTATCATTTAGTTTGACATCTAAAAATCGGCTACATGAAACATATTTACAGCGTTTGGAGTTCTGTGTACTGCTCTATAATTTACTGAAGTTTACAGCTGCCTAAAGGCTTAAGAGCTAAAACAAATCCTGTTCTTGCTCCAGACTAAACTTTCACTAAATAATTCTTAGAGAAGTAGTCCTGTTAGCAAGTTGCTATTGTCAAAAATATCGTCAAAAAGGAAAAGTACAAGCAAGAGGGCTAGACGTTACTTTACCAATCCTAGGAAATGAACCAGTACTAATTGACAAGAATGAAGGAAGTACTACTACCACCCTGACTTCTTACAAGTTGGCATAGAAATTATACGTTAATGCAGAAACACCATAAGCAAGTAAATGACAAAACCATAGCTGATACTTACTGCATCAAATGTGGAATGTTGCTAAGGATGAACAAGAGCATTTGCTGCAGCTTCgctttaattgtttttttttttcttttcagttgTTCAGATTGCAGCCCCTCCATACTCATATgctatatgatattatgatttataaagtactaacatgaatttttttttttgttttgtggcATGAACAAGCTTGTTTATTGAAATAATGACTCAATGTTTGATGAAGAATTTAATGATGGAGGCGCAAAATGAACTAAATGAAGATGCACATCAACTGGCTGATGCAATATTGCTCTAAATACAAACACATCAATTAATGATGAAAATTCAAGCTCAATTCATATtgtattttaattgctttatttttttattttataatttttagtacattataaaattatttgttttaatcatgacggtatataacatattaaattaaaaaatattactatttgAAAATGTTTTGACAAGATTCATCATAAGGGGCTACATATCGGCCCAATTTTTAATTGCGTCGACCTAATACTCCCTCCGCTCCCTTTTGATTgtcaataagaaaaaataatttctttttttctattttacttttagtattaattgttttttcttcaaattattttcaagacacaatgtaaacatcatttaataaaaatactatGAGAAAATAACtatactattaattatttttcttaataaatgtgtcaattaaaaatatgataagtaaaaatgaacggAGGGAGGGAGTACGAAGCAGGTCATTTCGAATGAAGTGAGAGTGTTATATTTCTTGGCTAATTTttagagctgtcaatacgggtTGGTCCAGCCTATACGGGCTTTGAGTTTGATGGGTCAGGTCGGGCTGACCCATTTAAATGACGGGTCAAAAAATACCAAGCCCACGTTATTACCCTGTGGGCTACGGGCCTCACGGGccagcccactttttaaaaaataatattttataatttaattttacattgttaataaacacaaatatttatcacacaataaCACATAGTATTAATGTTTGTTAATCAAAAGGGAGCCAGAGCTCGAAACATCACGGTTGAAAGTCGATGGCGTGTTGAGGGAGACATAGTGAAGAGAAGGCGGCTAGCTGAACTAAGGAAATTAGGAAAGTGAAGAGTACAATGTATTCTTTTATGTTTTAGTGgtagatatttaattattttattatttattagataggAAAGTAGGAAACTTTTCAGTTTCCATTTTCTTTGTTAATGGAATCGGTCAATGGTCATCATTGAATTTGAAtgttttttaactcttttattatttttcaatatttta
The Capsicum annuum cultivar UCD-10X-F1 chromosome 6, UCD10Xv1.1, whole genome shotgun sequence DNA segment above includes these coding regions:
- the LOC124899648 gene encoding uncharacterized protein DDB_G0290685-like codes for the protein MDRLMFQNRVMLSDYLFGDIIAQAPHNQVGGANVQAPNNPVGGANADQDGGANNQVGGANAQALNEHDADQVVPANADDGGANNQFGGANAQAPNEQNAPNEQNADQVVPDNAVQDGGANDQVGGANELDPNEQNADQVVGADADQDGGASDQDGGVNEQVPNEQDGGANDQDGGLNEQDPNEQDGGANEQNADQDADANERNHDQDGSVPAKRRKM